The genomic region GCGAGACATATGACGTGGTGGTGGTCGGTGGTGGCGCCGCAGGGCTCAGCGGTGCTCTGGCGCTGAGCCGGGCGCGACGGTCGGTACTGGTGATCGACGCGGGTGAGCCGCGCAACGCGCCGGCCGACCACATCCACAACTACCTGGGACGCGAGGGGACGCCGCCGGCCGAGCTGATCGCGGCCGGACGCGCCGAGGTGGCGAGCTACGGCGGGCAGTTCCGGGCCGGACGGGTGGCGGCCGTCACCCGGGACGACGACGGGTTCCTGCTCGACCTCGACGGCGAGGACACCGTCCGGGCCCGCCGGCTGCTGGTGGCCACCGGGCTTGTCGACGAACTGCCCGACGTGCCCGGTGTGGCGCAGCGGTGGGGCCGTGACGTGCTGCACTGCCCGTACTGCCACGGCTGGGAGGTCCAGGACCGACGGATCGGTGTGCTGGCCACCGGGCCGATGGCCGTCCACCAGGCCGAGATGTGGCGACAGTGGAGCTCGGAGGTGCTGCTCCTGCTGCACGACGCGCCCGCGCCGGACGAGGAGACGGCCGAACGGCTCGCCGCACGGGGCATCGCCGTGGTGCCGGTGCCGGTCGCCGCGCTGGAGGTGACCGACGACGCGCTCACCGGCGTACGCCTCGCCGACGGGCGGGTGGTGGCGCTGGACGCGGTAGTGGTTGCACCCCGGACCGTCGCCCGCGCCGACCTGCTCGTCGCGCTGGGCCTGGCTCCGGAGGAGGTGATGGTCGGCGGGCACGTGATCGGCACCCAGATCCCGGCCGACGCCACCGGGGCGACGACGGTGCCGGGCGTGTGGGTGGCCGGCAATGTGGCCGACTTCCGCGCGCAGGTGATCACCTCTGCCGCGGCGGGCCTGACGGCTGGCGCGGCTGTCAACGCGGATCTGATCGCCGAGGACACCCGCGACGCGGTGACCGCGTACCGGCAGATGCTCGCCACCGTCATGGAGGAGCCTGCCTGGGAGGAGCGCTACCAGTCGAAGCCGGCGATGTGGAGCGGCCGGCCGAACCCGCAACTGGTCGCCGAGGCCGCCGACCTGCCATCCGGTCGGGCACTTGACGTCGGCTGCGGGGAGGGCGCCGACGCGCTGTGGCTGGCCGAGCGGGGCTGGCAGGTGACGGCTGTGGACATCTCGACCACGGCGCTGGCCCGGGCCGCCGAGCACGCCGAGACCGTGGGCGTCGCCGACCGCATCGAGTTCACGCACGCCGACCTGCGCGAGAAGGCGCCGGCCGAGCAGGCGTACGACCTGGTGTCGGCGCAGTTCATGCACCTGCCCCCGGAGCCCCGGCAGGAGCTGTTCGCCCGGCTGGCCGCCGCGGTGGCCCCCGGTGGCGTCCTGCTGATCGTCGGGCACCACCCGTCGGACCTGTGGACCCCGGGGCACCGCATGCACATGCCGCACATGATGTACACCGCCGAGGAGGTGGCAGCCGGGCTGGACCCGGCCGAGTGGGACGTCCTCACCGCCGAGGCCCGGCGTCGCCCCGGGCCGGAGCCGGACCTCACCTTCCACGACGCGGTCCTCGTGGCCCGCCGCCGCTGATCCATCCACCGAGGACGGGCAGCTCCGGAAACCGGGGTCGGGGCGGGCCTTCGCACCGGGCGCGTACGGCGGTAGCGTTGCGCCACACTCGCGGCCGGGCCGGCGGTGCACCGCCGGCCCGGTGCCCCTTGATCGTACGGAGGATGGTGCATGTCCATCGGCGCTGAGCCGCTCGCAGCACGCGACGACGCGGCCTCTCGGCCGACCTTCGAACTCGCCCTGCGCGGCTACGACAAACGCCAGGTCGACCGGCACCTGGAGCAGCTCGATGGTCAGATCGCGATGCTCAGCGGCGAGCACGGGCGGTCCGCCGTGCGGGTCCGGGAGCTGACCGCCGAGGTGCAGCGGCTGCGTGCCGAACTGGCCGAACTGCACGAGCAGCCGGTGCAGGTGGACCGCGCGTCGTTCCAGGATCTGGGCCCGATGGTCGGTGAGATCCTGACCCTCGCCGAGAAGCAGGCCGCTCTCATCACCGAATCCGCCACCGACCGGGCGAACGAGCTGCGCGCCGAGGCGGAGCGGATCCTCACCGACACCCGCGAACGGGCCGCGCAGGCACGCCAGGACCTGTCCGAGGAGGTGGCCGCGCGGCGCGCCGAGCAGGAGCAGGCGTACGAGGAGCGGCGCAGCGTCGCCGAGGCGGAGCTGACCACGATCCGGGAACGCGCGGAGCAGCTGCGCGCTGACGGTGAGGCCGCGTACGAACGCGCGCAGCACGAGGCGAAGCGCATCACCGAACAGAGCGCGCAGCAGCTCAACCAGACGCGGGTGGCCGCCGACGCCCTGATGAAGTCGGCGCGTACCCAGATCCAGCAGGAGGTCCAGTCCGCTCGGGCCAAGAACCAGCAGGAGATGGCCCAGTGGCAGGCGGGGGTGGAGCGTGAGGTCGCCGAGCGGCGCAGCGCCGCCGAGCAGGAGATCGCCGAGCTGAAGGCCGCCGCCCAGGAGGAACTGGCCGAGCAGCGCAGCTCGACCGAGCAGCAGATCGCGTCGCTGCTGGCCGAGGCGCAGCAGCATGTGACCGAGCTGCGTAACCGCGCCGACGAGCAGGCCGCCAGCCACCGGGAGCAGCTCGCGGCGCTTCAGCAGGAAATCGAGGAGCGCCAGCGGGAGTCGACCCAGCTGCACACCGAGCTGGAGACCGCCGAGCAGCAACTCGCCGAGATCCGTGTCGAGGGCGAGACCCTGGAGAACGAGCTGTCCCGCATGCAGCAGCGGCTCGTCGAGGTGCGCCGGGACCTCACCGCCGAGGCGGCCCGGCTGGACGAGGCCCGCCGGGCCGGCGACTCCGCCGAGCGGCACGCCAAGGACGTCCGCGCCCGGGTGCAGCGGGAGGCGAAGCGGGTGGCCGACCTGGCCGCCGCCGCCGTGATGGCCGCCGCTGCCGGCGGTACGGAGACCGCTGAGTACCCAATGGTCGGCGCCCGTCCGCACGCTGACCGGCCGGTTGCCGGTCATCCGCTTGTCGAGCGGTTGATTCCCGACCGTCCCTCGGCGGACCGGCCGGTGAGCGACCACGGCGATGACGCCCGCGCCGACGGCGACCAGTCACACACCGACGAGGCCGGCGGCGACCAGACGCGAACCGACCAGCCCGGCGACGACCAGGCGCCACCCGACCAGCCCGAGGACGAACGGGCGGACCTGGCACCGTCCACCGAGCGTTCGGTCGTCTCCGGGGAACACGGCGGTGACGACCCGTTCCCGCGCCGGCTCGACGCTGACCCGACTCCGGTGCCGTTCCTACCGTTCGGGCAGCCGGTCAGCGAGAACGGCGCCGGCCGGCACTGACCTCGATGACGGCCCGGCCCGGCCCGCGCGGCGATCGCACGCGGAGTCGGGCCGGCAGTCGCTGTCCCTACCTAGGCAGGCTGTTGACGGCGGTCCCGGCTTACTGGCTGTGCTCCCGACTACCGGTGGCGCCGCTCGCGGCTCGGTGGGTCATCGCTGTCGACGGCATGGAGGAGGTGCCCGTTCTGCCCGAGTGGCGGGTTCATTTGCTATCGACCTACGACACGTCGACCAATACGGTCCTGGCTCAGGTCAAGGTGCGGTTGGATGGTCCTGCAGGCGTGGCGATCCTCGCGGACGCGCCGCCCACGTCCGGGCCGTAGCGGCTGCCGGCGGGCACCGGTACGTGTTGGTCAAGGCCAGCCAGCCGACGTTGTTCGCCCAGGTCAAACAACCGCCGTCGGCGCCGGTGCCGGTCGGGGACCTCGGCTGCGCCCTGATGGGTCTTCGGAGCGGGCCACTCCAACGGCCGGCGTCACCCGTGCCGGAGGGTGAGCCTTTTGGTGGCAGCCTGGGCGAGCCGGTCGAGTCGGTCGAACAGACCATCGGGGCCCTCGCCCTTGGCCTTGGTGATTGGCTGACTGACCTCGGTCGATCTGTCTGCCTGATGGTCGTTCGGCGGCACGACCGCCCGGTCGGCCTCCTCGATCAGTGCGCGCGCCTTCTCTTCGATCTGCCGCTTTTTCTCCTTCGACTCCCGGGCCTCGGCCTTCAGAGTTGACACGGTGAGCAGCCAGGCGTTGCCGAGTCGATTCGGGTCGTCGAAGATGCTCGTTTCCAACGGGGGTGAGGGATCGACGTAGTTGCTGGACGGCACGACCCAGAGTGCGTCCTCCACCACGTACCGCTGCTCAGGCTGCGCCGGCTGCGGCTCGTGCTCGTCCGATGGTGCCAATGCTCCTCCAATTCTCTTCGTCATCTCCACGCGAACTCCCCCGCGCCAAGGTCTTCCCGCTTGAGCAGGTCGTTGTAGTGAACGAGCTTCAGCGTGAAGCGGTAGGAGACGTAGGTCAGGTTCAGGGCTGAGATCACGCAGAGCACAACCCACCGCCAGTCGGTGATTCCAACGAACGTGAGGTGTTCGAGGGTGCTCCCCTGCGGGGCTGGCAAAGCCGGCGGCGGAGAGCCTAGGTAAAGAATGACCGCGACCACCGAGACTGCACCGCTGACGATAAGGGACAGGCGTGCGAGCATTGAGCCTCCGACGAGGGCGTTGTTGTCCGACGCCATCCCGAACCAACCCGCGGCAACCGCGGGCAGCGCGAGCATCAGAGCCGGCAGACCGCCCACCTGAGCTCCCTGCGGGCTGGTGATCAGGTTCCCGGCAACCGCGATGAGCAGCGTCGTCGCCACTGCGGTGACCACTGCGCGGCCTCTGGCACCAGGCGGCACCTCCTTGAACCGGGCGATCAACTGAAGGTCCCGCATCTTCGGTGACTCCTGGGCATAACCACGCATATATACATGGACAAAGCTTTGCCCGCGCCTCCGACGCACCCGGAAGTGGTGGTCCACCTCGGCGGTCGGACCAGTTTCGTGCGCGCAGAGGCCCTTCTTGTCGTGCTCATCCTGCTGGCCGTGTGGACGCCTACCGCGCCACCGCCGTGTCGCTAACGTACGGCAGTGGCGGCACTGAAGGAACTGTTTGAGCACGTACTTGTTGGACGGTGCGTTGACCCTCAGGTGGTAACTGTCGGCGGTAAGCGCCAACTCCACCGGGACCGCCACCTGATCGGGCTTGAGGCCAAGGCCGAGGCGGAGCAATCCCCCCCACCCCCTCACGAGCGAGGATGGGATGAAGGTGCGCTCATACTTGAGCAGGAGGCGGCCGCTGGACAGGTCGGCTGTAGGGATGACGGCGACGATGGGGTACGACGAACTGAGCGCGGCGACGTACTTCCGGACCCGCTGCCGGCTCTCATCGTCACGGAATTTGATCTTCTCTAGGATGACGTCCATCCGTCGATCGACGATCTGGCTGTTCATCGGTCCGCGAGTGGCCACGATTTGCAGGAGTGCAAGCTCCGCTGCGCGTTCCACCTCCTCGAGCATGCGGTGCTCAGGAGTGGGCTGCTGACCGGCGGACATCTCGACCAGCAGCCGCAATCCGGCCGACGCCAGCCGGACGGATTCCTCGTACGACATCGTGGTTAACGATTCCCCTCGCGCGGACCGAAGGTGGAAGTTGTCCACCAACTCGCCCTTGAGCGGTTGCAGGACCGGTACGTACAGCATTCGGCCGCCATCGTCGGCGTCGGGCAGGGAGAAGGATATCGAGACCTGCTGCACCACGGCTCGTTCGTCGAGATCGATGGTCTCGGTCAGACGGGAACGGCGTCGGGCCGGGTCGACGACCAACTCCACAAACATCGCGATCGCCTTGCGGTCATCCTCGGTGATCCGGCTGGCCGCCGAACTCTGCAGGCTCTGTAGCCACGCGACATCTGGCTGGACGGGCGGCTCAGGGTCAACGGTCTCATGGTTCAACCGATCACGCAGCCGCCTGAAGATCAATATTCCGACGCCGGCCGCAAGGAGGAAGAAGACAATACGCGCGACCGCTTCGAGTAGGTCTCCATGCTGGCCGACCCAGCCCCCGCGCGCCTCAAACCGGTACCGGAGCCAGCCCGTGCTGCCTGCCAGCATCACGAGAGGTAGAGCCACGATGAAGATGCCGAGGTTCATCAACGTCTTTCGGGTGCTACGTCGCTCCTGCACGGACCACGCCCTCCACCCGCCAACAGCGAAGCGTACTCAGGGAAATACACTTTGCTACAGGGCTGCGCACCTGTCGACCCCACATGGCGACGGACCGCTGGGGAAACAATTCCGCTCTACAAATCAATTCTGCACGTCAACCACCGATAGTGGAGCACCACCATCTGCGGTTGCCCAACATCGATCGACGGCTGCCGTTATGGCATCGTTATGCCAATGCTTGCCCACCTCATCCATTCGGGCTGACATACGCAGCTCATCCGCTCGGTGGCCTTGGCATGATCGGGCACGGTTGACCCTGTTAGGTGAATTGATCAAACCTAGTGTTGCACCAACGTCGCCACTGGTCGTACTTGCGCGACAGCCGCTCGTCGTTCAGCCACAAGGCACAAAACCTCGCCATTCTCAACCCAGAATCGGCGGATCACGCCGATCAAGGCGCGCCCAGAAAGGCCGGTCCTAGCCGGCGTAGAGCAGCAGCAGGCCGGCGACGGTGTAGGCGACCATCAGCGCCAGCAGCGGGAGTTGGCCCGCCACCGCGCGTGCCCGGGGAAACAGGTACAGGGCGCGGTCGTGGGCGAGCAGCGTCCCGAGCAGGTGCCCGAGGATGATGACGGTGATCTGGAGACTTGCCACTCCGGACGGTGTGACAAGCCCGGTGTGCGGCTGCCAGCCCGCGGTGCCCAGCCAGTTCGCGCCGGTGTCCAGAGGGTCGGAGAGCAGCGCGACGGTGCGCTGGCCTTCGAGGATCAGCAGCGAGTAGTAGTGCGCCACCACGTAACCCACAGCGATCGGCACGATCGAGTGGGCGATCTCCCCCGGCGCCCGCCGGACCGACCCCGCGCCCTCGGCAAAGGCCGGACCGTCGGTCGGGACCGTGTCACCGGGTTGTCCGGTCCGGCCGATGCGGGCGGCGGCGGTCACGGCGGCGAGGTACGCGACGGCGACGACACCGATGACCACGGCCAGCCCGGCGGTGCCGGTGACCGCCGGGGGCAGGCCGTTCTCCTGGGAGAAGCGCAGCCAGGCCGGGGCGTTGGAGAGACTGTCGAACATTGTCGAGCCGAGCAGCACGATAACCACGGCGACCAGCCCGGGGCGGGGCCGAAGCCCGGCGATGCCGTCCAGCGGATTGCGCCACACCAGCACGCCGTCGGCGGCCCGACCGATCGGGGCGAGCCGGCCGACAAGCGCGCTGTAGACCTCGAACGGGTCGGCCCGGTCGAACCAACCCGCGCCGAACAGTGCCGCTCCGGCGAGCATGAGCACGGCGTACCCGGCGAGCCACGCGCCGATGACCGGCAGTGTGGCCCGGTCCGGGGCGACCAGTTCCAGCCAGACGAAGCCGAGCAGGGTGCCGGCGGCGGGCCACAGGCCCAGGCCGGGCGGCAGTTGGCGGATGCCACGCTCGGGGTCCCGCCGCACGGCAAGCGCGACGAGCAGGTGGACCGTACGCAACGGGTTGACAGCACGCCAGACCGGGCCGATCAGCAACGAGACGGGCACCAGCCCGACCCAGAGCAGCACGTAGAGCGCACCGGCCGTCGGGTTGTCGGCGGTGTCCGGCCCGGCGAGCAGGCCCACGCAGAACCAGGCGGCGGCGAGCAGCCCCAGCCCGCGCAGCACCGCCCGGAACGCGGGGGCGTCGACGAGGCGGGCCAGCCACCCCGGCACCGGCCGGCCGCCGATCGCGTCCCGGTCCAGGCGGGGCTCGCGCCAGAGCACGCCGAGCGCGACGAACGTGACGACAAGGGTCAGGGCCGCGGCGACGACGAGCTGTCCCAGCGTGATGGGCAGGTCCTGACGGCCGCCGACGCCGTGCGCCAGCAGCGACGGAGCGCCGCTCATCCCGCTCAGCGCACGACGAGCTGGAACAGCACCAGCTCGCTGTCGTGCGTCTCCACCTCGAACAGGCCTGTCTTGTCGGCGCGGAACTCCACCGAGCCTGCAACGCCGGCCGGCAGTCGGGCACCCAGGTCGTACCCGTGCACGTGCAGCTCGTCATCGACGTCCGAGGTGACGGTGATCCGGATCGACTCGCCCTTGCCCACCGTGACCCGGCCGGTCGGCGGGTTGACCCGCCGCTTGGCGATGGTCACGGTGATCTCCCGGTCGACAGCTGGTGTGCTGGGGCTGGCGCTGGGAGTGGGGCTGTTCGTCGCCGTCGGGGTGGTGGTCGGTGCGGCGGCGGACGTCGGTGCCGCCGACGGTGCGGCCACGGACGGGTCGTCGTCCTGCCCGCAACCCGTGACGAGCAGCGTGGTGAGCAGGCCGGTGGCGAGGAGGGCGGGAAGGCGGGAACCGGGGGCGCGAACGAACACGGGCGGACTCCGAACGACGCGGGGGACGGGGTGGAGATGATCGTCGGGGAGGTGAACTCTACGTCTTGTTCGGCACCGGGGAAATGACATGATGAACGAATGCGATCGAGGTCTGCCACTTTCTGTCACGTCCTGGGCCGTGCCACGGCGGCGCTGGTCGCGATGCTTGTGGTGACGCTGCTGTGGCCCGCCTCCGCGGCGTCCGCCCACGGTCAGTTGGCCACCTCCACCCCGTTGACCGGCACCGTGGTCCGGGAGCCGCTCGCCCAGCTCGGCTTGTACTTCACCGAAAAGCCCGCCGACAACGCGCACTTCACCGTCACCGGCCCGAACGGCACCCGAGTGGACAACGGCTGGTCGAACGGCGAGCCGAAGCGCCTGGACAAGCCCGTCCAGGAGTACTTCATGGTCAACGGTGTCTTCGAACCACGGCTCTACCACACGGGTTTCCCGGCCATGGTGGCTGTCGCGCACTGGCCGGCGAAGGGTAGGTACACCGCCAGTTACCTCTCGGTCGCCTCGGACGGCGAGGCGGTGCGGGGCGCAGTGACGTTCGACTACCAGGGCCCGAGCACGGCGGCACCGGCCGGCTGGACGCCCCCCACCGACGAACCGTCCCCCGCCCTGCTCGCACAGGTCGAAGGTCATTCGTCGGCGTCCGCCGTGCCGGCCGCGACCGCCGCCGCTGTCACCCCGGCGGCGCAGCCGGAGGCGTCCGAGCCGGACGGCGGGCTCGCGCCCTGGCTGGTGCCCGCCGCTGTCGTGGTGGCCGTCGGCGCGATCATCGTCGTGGCGGCCCGCCGCAAGCCGGCCTCACCACGACAGGGCGCAGCCCGCCCGCGCGCGGCGACGAAGCGCACGCCGTCGCGGTCCGGCAACGCGCCCCGACAGCGCCCGGGTGGGAGCCGCAAGCCGGCCCGCCGCGGCCGCCCGCAGGGCTGAACACCCGCCTCCCGTACCGTCGCCGAACGGACGAAGCGAGCCGCCGACCGCCGGATGACATGATGTGCCGACAACAGCTCTCGCGACGAGGAAGGTGCTGCTGTCTCATGGCGCGCTTCGAGGCCGACCGGCGGGAGACCCGCACCGTGGCCGAGCAGTCCGCTCCCCCGATCGTCGACAGCATGACGTACGAGATGGCGACCGACCTGCGGGCGTTGCGCACGTTCGTGCACGCCGAGGCGCTGGCGCGAGGGCTGTCGCCGCAGCGGGTGGAACTGCTGACGCTCGCGGTGAGCGAGT from Micromonospora profundi harbors:
- a CDS encoding bifunctional NAD(P)/FAD-dependent oxidoreductase/class I SAM-dependent methyltransferase, producing MSETYDVVVVGGGAAGLSGALALSRARRSVLVIDAGEPRNAPADHIHNYLGREGTPPAELIAAGRAEVASYGGQFRAGRVAAVTRDDDGFLLDLDGEDTVRARRLLVATGLVDELPDVPGVAQRWGRDVLHCPYCHGWEVQDRRIGVLATGPMAVHQAEMWRQWSSEVLLLLHDAPAPDEETAERLAARGIAVVPVPVAALEVTDDALTGVRLADGRVVALDAVVVAPRTVARADLLVALGLAPEEVMVGGHVIGTQIPADATGATTVPGVWVAGNVADFRAQVITSAAAGLTAGAAVNADLIAEDTRDAVTAYRQMLATVMEEPAWEERYQSKPAMWSGRPNPQLVAEAADLPSGRALDVGCGEGADALWLAERGWQVTAVDISTTALARAAEHAETVGVADRIEFTHADLREKAPAEQAYDLVSAQFMHLPPEPRQELFARLAAAVAPGGVLLIVGHHPSDLWTPGHRMHMPHMMYTAEEVAAGLDPAEWDVLTAEARRRPGPEPDLTFHDAVLVARRR
- a CDS encoding copper resistance CopC family protein — encoded protein: MRSRSATFCHVLGRATAALVAMLVVTLLWPASAASAHGQLATSTPLTGTVVREPLAQLGLYFTEKPADNAHFTVTGPNGTRVDNGWSNGEPKRLDKPVQEYFMVNGVFEPRLYHTGFPAMVAVAHWPAKGRYTASYLSVASDGEAVRGAVTFDYQGPSTAAPAGWTPPTDEPSPALLAQVEGHSSASAVPAATAAAVTPAAQPEASEPDGGLAPWLVPAAVVVAVGAIIVVAARRKPASPRQGAARPRAATKRTPSRSGNAPRQRPGGSRKPARRGRPQG